The Misgurnus anguillicaudatus chromosome 21, ASM2758022v2, whole genome shotgun sequence genome includes a window with the following:
- the ap1s1 gene encoding AP-1 complex subunit sigma-1A isoform X2 yields MMRFMLLFSRQGKLRLQKWYTATAERDKKKMVRELMQVVLARKPKMCSFLEWRDLKIVYKRYASLYFCCAVEEQDNELITLEVIHRFVELLDKYFGSVCELDIIFNFEKAYFILDEFLMGGEIQDTSKKSVLKAIEQSDLLQEEDESPRSVLEEMGLA; encoded by the exons ATG ATGCGGTTTATGCTTCTGTTCAGCCGACAGGGGAAGCTGCGGCTCCAGAAATGGTACACAGCTACGGCTGAGCGTGACAAGAAAAAGATGGTCAGGGAACTTATGCAGGTGGTGCTGGCCAGGAAACCAAAAATGTGCAGCTTCCTTGAGTGGAGAGATCTAAAGATAGTGTACAAgag gTATGCAAGCCTGTATTTCTGCTGTGCAGTGGAGGAGCAGGACAATGAGCTGATTACTCTGGAGGTCATCCATCGCTTTGTGGAGCTGCTGGATAAGTACTTCGGCAGT GTATGTGAGCTTGACATCATTTTTAACTTTGAGAAAGCATACTTTATCCTGGACGAGTTTCTTATGGGAGGAGAAATTCAGGACACGTCCAAGAAGAGTGTACTCAAAGCCATCGAGCAGTCCGACCTACTTcaagag GAGGATGAGTCACCCAGGAGTGTCCTAGAGGAGATGGGTCTGGCCTAG
- the vgf gene encoding uncharacterized protein vgf, whose protein sequence is MTWYRQTSNVSGIFLIILFSLTVKPATLSPVATDVSAVRDNFAASTSTQKQAENIQQAEKQSLLDDAPEDDDELFKDVDPRTLAAVLLEALNNPQKEKMTVREDKGAEEEKERDLQGADRDRDGHQELELAMAAAAAQGKEEKEKEEEEEEKKRAEEEERLTEKVKSHTTTQTISPKEPVAPQEEVTKEEVMKETERQEPEKEALGEEEEQLSPEEVKNLETMLEEFQSYSTATKRERDASTGHRESRGEYFDYLDRNGLMNNEIKPKSKGNDLALSKMKLKWQLEQEKNKVQPSQKGGNFMDDFSNNFADPEKEDEEDQEDEELLSPEEEETRAKAEQEEVRRQAAEAQRAKAEEEKLADIASDMLLKYIVKQDKKKIQDGAEDKRSDEQDTSDDDDIDPQTIDKLIEISSKLHLPADDVVDIISDVEKKKKKDAPENLPWQRPLVPPSAPVATSTLLRKPPPSKPPQPNTSPLKSWFKDRASVKATKPEIWSRQQWPFRTYPSYNFYQKPYRGRGYYPIYVPPTKLKSQYYSKPAFSINDVLGNSLDYDFDYSSRRRPRPWAQPRSRTPPAFQRKLYFPNYIVPQPRTFKAVPMPKPRSPPRRWPSFYYQARAPVVTREDDYYNPLRQPQHDSQEELENLIERVLMKHPRMFQ, encoded by the coding sequence ATGACCTGGTACCGACAAACTTCAAATGTCTCAGGCATTTTCCTGATCATTTTATTCAGTCTTACAGTCAAGCCTGCAACCCTCAGTCCAGTGGCAACAGACGTAAGCGCAGTACGTGACAACTTTGCAGCATCCACTTCTACCCAGAAACAGGCTGAAAATATTCAACAAGCTGAGAAACAGAGCTTGCTTGATGATGCACCGGAAGATGATGATGAGCTTTTTAAAGACGTTGATCCGAGAACCTTAGCAGCAGTGCTCCTTGAAGCCCTCAATAATCCACAGAAGGAAAAGATGACTGTAAGGGAAGACAAAGGAGCAGAAGAGGAAAAGGAGAGGGATCTTCAGGGtgcagacagagacagagatgGCCATCAAGAGCTGGAATTGGCCATGGCAGCTGCTGCAGCACAAGGAAaggaagagaaagaaaaagaagaggaagaagaggagaaaAAAAGAGCTGAGGAAGAAGAACGGCTAACTGAGAAAGTGAAAAGCCACACCACCACTCAGACCATATCACCAAAAGAGCCAGTTGCACCACAGGAAGAGGTCACAAAAGAGGAGGTGATGAAGGAAACGGAGAGGCAGGAGCCTGAGAAAGAAGCACTGGGAGAGGAGGAAGAGCAACTCAGCCCAGAAGAAGTAAAAAACCTAGAAACCATGTTGGAGGAATTTCAGAGTTACAGCACGGCCACTAAAAGAGAGCGTGACGCTTCCACAGGACACAGGGAAAGCCGTGGGGAGTATTTTGATTACTTAGACCGTAATGGCCTTATGAACAATGAGATCAAGCCCAAATCCAAGGGCAATGACCTAGCACTGTCCAAGATGAAGCTTAAGTGGCAGCTCGAAcaagaaaagaacaaagttcaGCCTTCTCAAAAGGGAGGCAACTTCATGGACGACTTTAGCAACAATTTCGCTGATCCAGAGAAAGAAGACGAGGAGGATCAAGAGGACGAAGAACTGCTGAGCCCTGAAGAAGAGGAAACTCGGGCCAAAGCGGAGCAAGAGGAGGTACGCAGACAGGCAGCAGAGGCCCAAAGGGCCAAGGCAGAGGAGGAAAAACTTGCAGACATCGCATCTGACATGCTGCTGAAGTACATAGTCAAACAGGACAAGAAAAAGATTCAGGATGGTGCAGAAGATAAGCGCTCGGATGAGCAAGACACTAGTGACGATGATGATATCGACCCACAAACCATTGATAAGCTAATTGAGATCTCCAGTAAGCTGCATCTTCCTGCCGACGACGTGGTTGACATAATCAGTGATGtggagaagaaaaagaaaaaagatgcACCAGAAAATCTCCCTTGGCAACGTCCTCTCGTACCGCCTTCGGCACCCGTGGCAACATCTACTCTGTTGCGCAAACCACCTCCCTCAAAGCCTCCCCAACCCAACACGAGCCCACTGAAATCATGGTTCAAAGACAGGGCCTCAGTCAAGGCCACCAAGCCAGAAATTTGGTCGAGGCAGCAGTGGCCCTTTCGTACCTACCCTTCCTACAACTTTTATCAAAAACCCTATCGAGGCCGAGGGTATTACCCCATCTACGTCCCACCTACAAAACTCAAATCCCAATACTATTCCAAGCCTGCTTTCTCCATCAATGATGTCCTGGGAAACTCACTGGACTATGACTTCGATTACTCCTCCAGAAGAAGGCCCCGTCCATGGGCGCAACCACGTTCCAGGACCCCACCGGCGTTTCAGAGGAAGCTCTACTTCCCTAATTACATCGTCCCTCAACCCCGGACTTTCAAAGCTGTGCCTATGCCTAAGCCCCGATCGCCTCCACGTCGTTGGCCGTCCTTTTATTATCAAGCCCGTGCTCCTGTAGTTACAAGGGAGGATGATTACTACAATCCACTGAGACAGCCACAACATGATAGCCAAGAGGAGCTGGAAAACTTAATCGAGAGAGTCCTCATGAAACATCCTCGGATGTTTCAGTGA
- the ap1s1 gene encoding AP-1 complex subunit sigma-1A isoform X1 yields the protein MMRFMLLFSRQGKLRLQKWYTATAERDKKKMVRELMQVVLARKPKMCSFLEWRDLKIVYKRYASLYFCCAVEEQDNELITLEVIHRFVELLDKYFGSVCELDIIFNFEKAYFILDEFLMGGEIQDTSKKSVLKAIEQSDLLQEGAPQFLKEHSTFFENMLIFPLP from the exons ATG ATGCGGTTTATGCTTCTGTTCAGCCGACAGGGGAAGCTGCGGCTCCAGAAATGGTACACAGCTACGGCTGAGCGTGACAAGAAAAAGATGGTCAGGGAACTTATGCAGGTGGTGCTGGCCAGGAAACCAAAAATGTGCAGCTTCCTTGAGTGGAGAGATCTAAAGATAGTGTACAAgag gTATGCAAGCCTGTATTTCTGCTGTGCAGTGGAGGAGCAGGACAATGAGCTGATTACTCTGGAGGTCATCCATCGCTTTGTGGAGCTGCTGGATAAGTACTTCGGCAGT GTATGTGAGCTTGACATCATTTTTAACTTTGAGAAAGCATACTTTATCCTGGACGAGTTTCTTATGGGAGGAGAAATTCAGGACACGTCCAAGAAGAGTGTACTCAAAGCCATCGAGCAGTCCGACCTACTTcaagag GGGGCACCACaattcttaaaggaacactccactttttttgaaaatatgctgattttccCACTTCCCTAG
- the serpine1 gene encoding plasminogen activator inhibitor 1 produces the protein MHYPGILVIFALCGSSLCNLFHDQQTDFGLRVFSEAAQSAPDRNLALSPYGISSVLGMAQLGAHGSTIQLLASKMGFNLQARGMPKLQRLLQRDLASEDGVEIANGVMVDRKVVLEKIFRRSLGKAFQSAPHQIDFSQPEHARQVINSWVSDHTGEMIPDFLPSGVLSEETRLVLLNALHFHGLWKMPFDPELTVEQLFHRVNGSAVSVPMMKTLQKFNYGDFITTDGVDYDVIEVPYEQESLSMFLVTPFERDVPLVALNQELTSSKIKQWRTEMRRVNKQLAIPRFSMDTEIDLKSTLIKMGLGDLFSQSKADFSRITTEEPLCISKILQRVKIEVNEEGTKGSSATAAVVFARMAVEEITLDRPFYFLIQHKPTGAMLFMGQVNQPHEH, from the exons ATGCATTACCCAGGTATCTTGGTGATCTTCGCCCTTTGCGGCTCCAGCTTGTGCAACCTCTTCCACGATCAACAGACAGATTTTGGGCTGCGAGTGTTTTCTGAAGCTGCTCAATCGGCCCCAGACAGAAACTTGGCGCTCTCTCCATATGGCATCTCGTCAGTGCTTGGAATGGCTCAGCTGGGTGCCCATGGCAGCACCATTCAACTGCTTGCCTCCAAGATGGGTTTCAATTTACAAG CACGAGGAATGCCAAAGCTGCAGAGGCTTCTTCAGAGAGATCTGGCCAGCGAGGATGGAGTAGAAATTGCTAATGGTGTCATGGTAGACAGGAAAGTAGTCTTGGAAAAGATCTTTAGACGCAGCCTGGGCAAAGCCTTCCAAAGCGCCCCACACCAAATAGACTTCAGCCAGCCAGAGCATGCCCGGCAGGTGATCAACTCCTGGGTATCTGACCACACTGGTG AAATGATTCCTGACTTCCTCCCATCTGGTGTGCTGAGTGAGGAGACACGCTTGGTCCTGTTGAATGCTCTTCACTTTCATGGACTTTGGAAGATGCCTTTTGACCCCGAACTGACTGTGGAACAGCTCTTCCACAGagtaaatggcagtgctgtatCTGTTCCAATGATGAAGACACTTCAAAAATTCAACTATG GTGACTTTATAACTACTGACGGTGTGGACTATGATGTCATTGAGGTGCCTTATGAGCAGGAGTCACTGAGTATGTTTCTGGTGACACCATTTGAGAGGGATGTGCCTCTGGTGGCTTTAAACCAAGAGCTGACAAGTAGCAAGATTAAACAATGGAGAACAGAGATGAGAAGAGTTAACAAGCAACTAGCCATTCCAAG GTTTTCAATGGATACAGAAATTGACTTGAAGTCCACACTGATTAAAATGGGACTTGGAGACCTCTTCAGTCAGAGCAAAGCCGATTTCTCTCGCATCACCA CTGAGGAACCATTATGCATATCCAAGATCCTTCAGAGAGTAAAAATTGAGGTTAATGAAGAAGGAACCAAAGGCTCATCTGCCACAG CTGCTGTAGTTTTTGCCCGCATGGCCGTAGAGGAGATCACACTTGATCGGCCGTTCTACTTCCTCATTCAACACAAGCCAACTG GTGCGATGTTATTCATGGGTCAGGTTAATCAGCCTCACGAACACTAA